The Phragmitibacter flavus genome includes the window CCTCTGTCGGTGCAGGTGTCATTTGGTCTGCAAAACGCTCCTGTTCAGTTTACCGTTCAGGGAGGCGGTGCCCTGCTTTCAGCCAATGGCACCAGCGACTGGAGTTCGACTCTCAACATCCGGTCTGCCATCGAATGGCCGACCGCAGCCATTGTGTATGTGAAGCTGCCCCAACAGGTGGGTGCAATAAGTTCTCTCCAGGCCAGCGTGACCGTCGCCGGACAAACCGTCCAAATTGCCACGTGGGCAGGAGTCTACGATCAGCAACTGGTTCCACCCACCAACCTTGTGGCCAAACCCATGGCCGCAGACCGCATTGATCTTACCTGGACGCTCACCCATCCCGAACTGCCCACCACCGTCGAGTCGAGCCTTGACCACGGTGCCACCTGGGAAATGCTCGAAGTGGTGCCCGCAGGGGTGTCAGCGCACAGTGTCACTGGCCTGGAAGAACACCGTCTGGTGAAGTTCCGCCTTAGAAGCGGAGGCACACTGCCATGAATCCCTCATCGATCAAAAACCTTTCCCTTGCATTGGGCGTCACCGGGTTCGCCCTCATGCTGGCCTGCAGTTTCGCCACCCAGACTTCACCGCCAAGTCCCGAAGCACAAGCCATCCCTGCTGACTACCTGGGCCGCAACGTGAAGGTCGAGTCAAACGTCATCCGCGCCGGAGCCGCCAGCAGTGTCGCGAAGCATTTTGTGACGACCAACAGCAACGGACAAACGATCACCACCTGGCGCAGGACCAGCAGCTGGGACCTTGGAGGCGATCCGCAAAGCAGTGAACCCGAATTGGTGGAAAGCTCGTCCATGCCCGGCTACCTGTCGATTCCCGGCATGATCTCCGTGGAAACCATCCAAGCCGGGGAATATTGGCAGACCGGCATTCAGGAAGTCGTGCCGCCCCCTGAGGGATCATCAGGTGAGCCCCAAAAAATGGCCGAAGCCATCATGGCCGAAAGCAACGACAGCAACCCCAATAACAAATCCAAACGCTGGTGGCTAACTTCACAATACCTGCGCCTGCGAAGCGACACCCCGCTTTCCATCGACATCAAAAGACATTTTTTGGTCAGGATATGGGGAACCAGTCTATACAATATTGGCCCTTCCAACATGACTCATTCGAGTTTTGAAGAGAACCAGATTGAAAGCTACAAGGCGCTCACCCTTACCCTTCCGGCGGGAGCATTGCTCGGTGAAGAGCAAGTCGTTCCCATTACTGGCTCTGGCGACTATGGGCGTTGGGCCGACATTCACACCATCGGCTTTGCCATACCCGATGTCCCCAGCAGCCGACCTCACGGCGAAGTCCTCGTCCTTCCACTGCCAGGCGGAGATCCCATGGAGGAACCCATTGAAGACAACCCCTCCGGCCCTACCCCGTCCTCTCCTCCGGCAAGCCCTCCCCCAGGCACCGATTTTACCGACCGGCAGCTTGCCCACGCCACCGAACTACGAGTCGCCAAACTGGAGAACTCCCTGCTTCCCCATCCAATTGACCCTGATGCGCCTCATGAAATTTGGCCTTCTCTTGATGAAGACTCCTTTCGCATTACCTTCACTGGTCTGAGAAGCGACAAGATACACTTCATTGAATTGGAAACCCGCAATGCCGATGGAACCGTGTGCGACGGCCCCAAAGAGATTCAACTACGCCCGCCATCGCCCGACAAGCCACATCTGAACTTCTGGGCTACTCCGTTGATGGTGCTGGTGTCCGACGACGAAGACAACCTGGCCCCCGTCGCAGTCCTGGCGAATGGCGTCACCCATCGCTATCCAGCAGGACATCCAGAGCGCCGCACCTACACCCACAAAGTCACTCTCGGGGGCAAAGTCGTGGTCAAAAGCCTGCGCACCGAAGGCAGCAGCGCGGTTCCTTTTGAAAACCTGGAACGCCAGGTGAAAATTCATGCTCGGTTCAACGCCAAAATCGGCATCCTCAGCGACGTGCATCCGAGTGTGGCAGCAGTGCGTCAAAAGGCTGAAGAAGAAGTCGTTGTTGCCAACGAACGCCTCGCACAGATTGGAGCCGTCTTGGACGTGGAATACATCGACATTCCCCTCTCCTCAACCGGCCTGTCATCGTCAAATTTCTTTCAATCGGAGTTGCCCAATGCCCCCAACACCAGCGAAAGCAGAATCGCTGCCACCATTCCTACCGTAAAAGCCAGCGACATTCATGTCTTTTATTGCAACCGACTCAAAAAGCCTACAAACGACGGCACCGACCGTGACATCAATGGTTATACCTTTCGGCCACCATCAGGCAAAGCCCACCGCGTCTTCATCAATTCAGTAAACCACACCATTTTTACCATGGTTCACGAAATCGTCCATACCGCCGAAAAGTATCGTGGTCACTATGTAGGTTCGACACCGAAAGAAGTAGATCGAGACTACGATGATCCAACAGCTCTCCCGTATAAACTCCAACACAATCTCATGAAAAGAGCAACGGATAACAACAAGCACCACAACTCCGGCAAACGCATTTTCAAAAAACAGGAAGAACAAATCTTCAAAAAAGCAACCCGATGAGATTCTATCGTTCACAATACCCCGGCGTATGGCTGAAGTGGGTAGCCATGTGTTTTACTTGCGCCTGCTTGATCAGCCAATCAACCGCGTTCACCCCGCCTGAACAAACGGAAAAACTCGATCCGACTCTTATTAACGAGGTTTACGGACTTGTTGTTGGTGGCACCCCCTATACTTCAGAAATGAGCGAGTTAGAAAAAAATCCGGACAAAGCATACGTCAAACAGGCCCTCGAAAAACTACGCCAGGAACAACGGCGCATCAAAGACGAAGACATTCGCACGCGGCCTGGGTTAAAACCTTACATTTATTCTTTTTTGAGGGACCACTACAAGCCGCCCGATCGCGGCAACGAGGACGCTATACGGATTCTTAAAGCACTTGCCCTACGCGATGACCTCGATGTGAAGGATGTCGAGGCGATAAAACAGGAGGTGATCAAAAACCTTGGAACGCCATTTGAGGCTTTTAAATTTCTTCCTGCTTACTTTCTGGAAGGAGCCGTCGTTGTGCTCGCCCGAGACTTTACCGAAGAAAACGAAGACTTGATCATTCGCGTCATGACGGACTACCCCTATTGGAATGCCAGTGTAGAGGCAGCACTTGTGTTGACAAATGCGGGAAGTGTGAAAGCATTACCTGCGATGGATAAATTCATCGAGCAATTGAAAGCCAAAAACGATGAATCTGGAGCGGACAACATCAAGCGACTCAAAGCACGCCTAGAAGCGAAAATCGCTGCAGGTCAGGCGCTGACCCCTGACAGTCGCCCGCGTCTCAATTTTTCTCCAACTGTGGCATCCACGCCAAAGCCATCCAAACCGGCAACACCTTCCCAAAGCAATGAATGGTTTATCTGGCTGGCGGCAGCAATCGCTGTGGGCGGATGCACTTGGCTGGTTTTTCGTAAGCTCCTAAAGTAGCCGAGACAGAGGAATGAGGCATTACAGTTTATGATGTCACGAACCCAAAATGCCGATGGGACCGTTTGCGACGGCCCCAAGGAGATTCAGCTACCCCCTCCACCGCCCGACAAGCCACATCTGAACTTCTGGGCAACCCCGTTGATGGTGCTGGTGTCCGTGCCGGGGGTCAGTCCGTGGGTCAGTCCGTCAGTCCGTGGGTCAGTCCGCGCATTGCAACATTTTTCATCTGATTTTTTCTATGACGCATCGGGTCACTACCTGTGATCTTTGTTGGGCACAGCATCTTGATGTGAAGGGGCCGGGGACAGTTCTCGAATCGACACGCCCCTCGAGAAGAGCCGCATTCCTTTTGCACGGAAGCTCTTCCACTAAATCACAAGTCTAACGCGCCACCCGCCTACTGCTCCACCAGCTCCACCCGGCGATTCTTGGCGCGGCCTTCTTCAGTTCCGTTCGTCGCCACCGGACAATACAATCCGGAACCATGCGAGGCCAGACGCGACGCCGCGATGCCATACTCACTGCCAAGGGCTTTCACAATATGCGCCGCACGACGTTTGCTCAAATCGACATTGTATTCCGCCGATCCCTCATTGTCGGTGTGACCCACCACATACAGCTTCAGCGAAGGATTGGTCTTCAACAACTTCGCCACTTCTGCCAATGATGGCTTTGATTCCTCCTTCAACTCATCCTTGTCGGTATCAAAGTTCAGTCCATACAACGCAATGTGACCGCTCTTGTCCAGCGTCGACTTCATCTCCTCCGCCTTTACAAACACCATCTTCTCCTCCATCACTGTCGGACTGATCACATCCAGTTGCACCAACGGCATTTTCTTCTTCAACACCCCGTCAAGACGCGTCGGAATGATGCCGTCCGCATAAGACGTTACAAACAGCACATAATAAGTCGGCTCCGCATCCTTCGTTTTGGCGATCATCAACCGCTCTTCGTTCTCATTGTATTCGAGGATCTGTCCCAACTGCATCTTCGATGCGTAGTCTCCATAAGTCGGACCCGTCCAGCCATCCTCGTCCTGCCCCGGCGCATACACGGTTTCCAATCCCAGCCGCTTGAACTCATCGCGATAGTTCACAAACACCTCCAAGGTCGTTCTTTCAGCATCCGGCACCAGATAAGTCCAGCGTTCCACATGCCCCTCCAGTTTTAATGCCGATTCCCCAAAAGGATTGCTTTTGCCAAAGCTGCGTTCCTTCCCTTGTGGAGCAAAATACTCATCATATTTTGGAGTTTGATGCGCGATCAACGTCGATCCCTCGTAGCGCTTCACGCCCTCAGGATCTTTGCCCTTGACCATGTCCGCCGCTGAAGCGGCCATCGCAAATGCCACCACACCAAAAGTAGCCACAACACACTGATTTACCGTTTTCATAGCTTTGAATTGAACTGACAAAGGACTCCAAAATGCGACGGCAAAAACACCGTCATATCACCTCCTTATTCCCCTTCACCAGCTCTTCGTGACCAAAAATCCGAAAATTTTTCTAATAGCTCACCAATCCGATCCGCCCTGCGCTTTCCAGATTTCAAAACACCGCACAAAACCCGGAGCAAAGTCTTCCGGCCTCGCTTTCACCCACGACTCCACCTGCTCTACACGGAAAAAACATCCCGTCCGAATTTCTTCCGGAGCAAACGTCATCGCCCCGCTGTGACGCGCCTCATGCAACTCCACAAACTCCCAGCCCGTGCGCTCCGAAGCCTCGATCTTCGCCACCTTGCGCGTTTCCGTCTCAATCCCGAGCTCTTCCTTCAACTCCCGCCGCACTGCCGATTCAAAGTCCTCTCCCGCATCCAGATGCCCCGCCGCGCTCGAGTCCCACGCCAGCGGATGTTTGTCCTTCAAATGCGACCGCTGCTGAAGCCACAAATCCCCATGCTTGTTCAACACAAACACATGGACCGCCCGATGTAACAAACCCTCGGCATGCACCCTCGCGCGCGGAGCCTGGCCAATCACCTCGTCCCGCTCATTCACCACATCAAACATCTCGTCCAGTCCCTGACCGCGATCCTCGCCGCTTCTCCCCTCATAAAATCGCGTCAGCTTCACCCAATCCACCAAAGACAACTCCTCCGCCCGCACACTCACATTTTTCCCCAGATGCTCCATCAAACTCCCCCAGCCGCCCGGCGCTTCGGGCAACAAATTCTTCAACTGCTTGCGCCTCTGCGAAAATCCCATCCTCACCAACCGGTCAAACAAACGCCGGTCATGCACCGCCAGTTCCCCCTCCGGACGCGGCGTCATGCGCACCACTGCCGAATCCACCCTCGGTCGCGGTTTGAACGATTCCGGCCCAACCACGCGCAAAACCTCCACGACCCAGTCATGCTGCACCAGCAGACTCAGCGCCCCATACTCATCGTCCTCCTGCCTCGCCGCCAGTCGCAAACACACTTCCTTTTGCAACATAAACACCGCCATCGACACCGGCGTCGGCGGCGTCATGAAGTGACGCAAAATCTCCCCACCCATCGAATACGGCAGATTCCCGATCAGCTTCACCGGTCCCTTTTCAAACAGTCCGCGCAAATCAAATTTCGAAGCATCCCCATGCCAAAGCTCCACCTTGGCATCAAAGGCAAACTGCGCCCGCAGCCGTGATGCCAGATCATTGTCCTTCTCAATCAACAACAACTTCTCCGGCCTGCCCGCCAGATACTGCGTCAAAGCTGCCTGACCCGGCCCCACCTCCACCACATACCCCGCGCCATCCGGCTCGATCTGGTCCGCAATCCAGCGCGAAACCTCCTCATCCTGGAGGAAGTTCTGACCCAGACTTTTCTTCGGTGCAAATGCCATCCCCATCCTTAAGGTAAAGCCACGCGCCACGCCAAGGGCATTTTTGTCCCACCCACGAAAACCCGGTGGCGCTTACTCCTTTTCCTCCTTCAAATCTGGCACCGGCAACCCCCTGCCGGTCTGCTTGGCTGCCTCCTCGGCCGTCATCAAAAACGGTTTCACCACCGTTCGTTTCGGCCATGCCACCGCCCTGTCATCCAGCCAATGCTGCAGCAACGTCCAGGCCACATCCACCAACGGCGGACGGTAGATGGTTGCCTCCAACTCCTCGCGCCTCACCCGCTCCATCCCCCCCTGCGATCCCGGCGCGCCATCCACTCCCATGACCAAAACCGCATCCCGCATTCCCGCCACCGTCAACGCCTTCGACGCCCCCACGGCCATCAAATCGTTTTGCGCAAACACCACGTCAAAGGTCTTTTGCAATCGAATCGCCTCATTGATCCGCAATCCTGCCGACTCCTCAATCCAATCGCCAGGCGCATCGTGCACCAGTTTGATCCCCGGCTCTTTTTGCAACGCTTCCGAAAAGCCTGCCGCCATTGACTCCGAAGCCATATCTTCTTCACCGCCACGCAATTGCACCACCCGGCCCCGCACTTCCATAAATCCTTCGTCTT containing:
- a CDS encoding fibronectin type III domain-containing protein; this encodes MKSLPLTVLVSLGLATNFLFSQTPTNPNESFTISNEASTEAFSISWWGRSEKIYYLQTSENLIDWAYLPFLEEGADETLTWGLGTNAERQFFRLIIRDHPGGDPKLFDGDGDSYSDWEELLAGTDLRDYYNGILPTLEIIAGGGQWGNVGEVLPIPLSVQVSFGLQNAPVQFTVQGGGALLSANGTSDWSSTLNIRSAIEWPTAAIVYVKLPQQVGAISSLQASVTVAGQTVQIATWAGVYDQQLVPPTNLVAKPMAADRIDLTWTLTHPELPTTVESSLDHGATWEMLEVVPAGVSAHSVTGLEEHRLVKFRLRSGGTLP
- a CDS encoding OmpA family protein, translated to MKTVNQCVVATFGVVAFAMAASAADMVKGKDPEGVKRYEGSTLIAHQTPKYDEYFAPQGKERSFGKSNPFGESALKLEGHVERWTYLVPDAERTTLEVFVNYRDEFKRLGLETVYAPGQDEDGWTGPTYGDYASKMQLGQILEYNENEERLMIAKTKDAEPTYYVLFVTSYADGIIPTRLDGVLKKKMPLVQLDVISPTVMEEKMVFVKAEEMKSTLDKSGHIALYGLNFDTDKDELKEESKPSLAEVAKLLKTNPSLKLYVVGHTDNEGSAEYNVDLSKRRAAHIVKALGSEYGIAASRLASHGSGLYCPVATNGTEEGRAKNRRVELVEQ
- the rsmA gene encoding 16S rRNA (adenine(1518)-N(6)/adenine(1519)-N(6))-dimethyltransferase RsmA, giving the protein MAFAPKKSLGQNFLQDEEVSRWIADQIEPDGAGYVVEVGPGQAALTQYLAGRPEKLLLIEKDNDLASRLRAQFAFDAKVELWHGDASKFDLRGLFEKGPVKLIGNLPYSMGGEILRHFMTPPTPVSMAVFMLQKEVCLRLAARQEDDEYGALSLLVQHDWVVEVLRVVGPESFKPRPRVDSAVVRMTPRPEGELAVHDRRLFDRLVRMGFSQRRKQLKNLLPEAPGGWGSLMEHLGKNVSVRAEELSLVDWVKLTRFYEGRSGEDRGQGLDEMFDVVNERDEVIGQAPRARVHAEGLLHRAVHVFVLNKHGDLWLQQRSHLKDKHPLAWDSSAAGHLDAGEDFESAVRRELKEELGIETETRKVAKIEASERTGWEFVELHEARHSGAMTFAPEEIRTGCFFRVEQVESWVKARPEDFAPGFVRCFEIWKAQGGSDW
- a CDS encoding substrate-binding domain-containing protein, with protein sequence MPFRWKLMNFAPARVAACVAVLVLGLVGCGPVDPGAGAEDDGREGTGAEGRTKILMVTDSFVTPFRNYQVQMLAGLIRSRAGVDFNAMDVGGDALLQAGLLDKAVAESVDVLLVFPLLSDAVVEALQRAQQQGVKVVVFGGDLPGDAYTAEIAADEKLIGRLAGDFVVSALGQKAKDEGFMEVRGRVVQLRGGEEDMASESMAAGFSEALQKEPGIKLVHDAPGDWIEESAGLRINEAIRLQKTFDVVFAQNDLMAVGASKALTVAGMRDAVLVMGVDGAPGSQGGMERVRREELEATIYRPPLVDVAWTLLQHWLDDRAVAWPKRTVVKPFLMTAEEAAKQTGRGLPVPDLKEEKE